From Numenius arquata chromosome 4, bNumArq3.hap1.1, whole genome shotgun sequence, a single genomic window includes:
- the TIMM21 gene encoding mitochondrial import inner membrane translocase subunit Tim21: MLPASLGRAGQGGGRLRASLGRWLLAPPGWTLQGTGICLRWRPQLAPPLRAARQSIGTQAGGLRAEKPGDNSKYVSVQRGRKEETVVSAAQKVKEAGRDFTYFIVVLVGIGVTGGLFYVIFKELFSSSSPSKIYGDALEKCRSHPEIIAVFGESIKGYGEATRRGRRQFVSHIEYVKDGLKYMRLKFYIEGFESGKRGTVHVEVKENPEKGRFEVHYIFVDVDTYPRRTIVVEDNR; this comes from the exons ATGCTGCCCGCCTCCCTCGGGCGGGCGGGACAGGGCGGCGGGCGGCTGCGGGCCTCCCTGGGGAGGTGGCTGCTCGCCCCCCCGGGCTGGACTCTGCAGGGGACGGGGATCTGCCTAAGGTGGCGGCCCCAGCTCGCCCCGCCGCTCCGGGCCGCCCGGCAGAGTATCGGGACACAAGCCGGGGGGCTGAGAGCTGAGAAACCTGGCGATAATAGCAAATACGTGTCGGTGCAAAGGGGGCGGAAAGAAGAGACCGTGGTGTCGGCTGCTCAGAAAG TGAAAGAAGCTGGAAGAGACTTTACCTACTTCATTGTGGTGCTTGTTGGAATTGGTGTTacag GTGGTTTGTTCTATGTGATTTTTAAAGAGCTATTCTCTTCTTCTAGTCCAAGTAAGATCTATGGAGATGCCTTGGAGAAATGCAGATCTCACCCTGAG ATAATTGCTGTTTTTGGTGAATCTATTAAAGGTTATGGGGAGGCAACTAGAAGAGGAAGACGACAGTTTGTCAG TCACATTGAATACGTAAAGGATGGACTGAAATATATGCGTCTGAAGTTCTACATTGAGGGCTTTGAATCAGGGAAGCGGGGAACAGTCCATGTGGAAGTCAAAGAG AATCCTGAGAAAGGAAGATTTGAGGTCCACTACATATTTGTGGATGTTGACACCTATCCTAGAAGAACCATTGTTGTAGAAGACAACAGATAG